A DNA window from Streptomyces sp. CA-278952 contains the following coding sequences:
- a CDS encoding ABC transporter permease: MFRTALRNVLAHKARLLMTVLAVMLGVAFVSGTLVFTDTLGNAFSKQSAKSYDNVAVSVETFAGDDEKTYGIDEATLEKIRGLDGVASATGRVDGFAGVADPDGKLIGNGWSNTGANFAPGKDGKDASYDFTDGSGPAKNGSVALDKDTASKGKYRVGDPVRVATNGPVKEYTLSGIFTTEDGAVNAGGSLVLFDTATAQKLYLKPGVFQNATVSAADGVSDQKLLAAVEPLLPEDANAQTGKALADQQAKEIENGMAGLNGMLLAFAGIALFVGIFLIANTFTMLIAQRTRELALMRAIGATRRQVKRSVLMEAAVVGTLASVIGFATGLGLATGLRSAMGLLGGKIPAGPLVVSPTAVGSAFAVGILITVLAAWLPARRAAKIAPVAAMSSVHATASTKSLVVRNSIGGVIALLGAAGIVGGAAAGGTSGRQLVAGGAFFALIGVIILIPLLSRPVIALVRPLLKKLFGVSGKLASQNAVRNPRRTGATASALAIGLTLVTGISVLGVTLGQAIDKMTTDNIKADYLISMANGGSLDQSALTALTKADGVSALSPQQATWFEVDGGGYSASGVTPGDVEKVFSMKTVSGSLGSLEDGQVAVGSKTAKTHGWKTGDTLPVTFDDEKKGEVKIGALYEENEFLSPFVIPKELADKHSATSRPDIREIWIKADGGASKANEQSIVDALGDNPAMSVMDRQDIRDSFGGFINTALNIMYGLLAMALLIAVLGVVNTLAMSVFERQQEIGMLRAIGLDRGRVKRMIRLEAVVISLFGAVVGVGLGVFLGWAIGQTLSADIPGYALVIPWDRLGLFLLLAGLVGVLASLWPARSAAKLNMLTAIKTE; this comes from the coding sequence CTGCTGATGACCGTGCTCGCCGTCATGCTCGGCGTAGCGTTCGTCTCCGGCACCCTGGTCTTCACCGACACCCTCGGCAACGCCTTCAGCAAGCAGTCCGCCAAGAGCTACGACAACGTCGCCGTCTCCGTGGAGACGTTCGCCGGCGACGACGAGAAGACCTACGGCATCGACGAGGCCACCCTGGAGAAGATCCGGGGCCTGGACGGCGTGGCCTCCGCCACCGGCCGGGTCGACGGCTTCGCCGGGGTGGCCGACCCCGACGGCAAGCTGATCGGCAACGGCTGGTCCAACACCGGCGCCAACTTCGCCCCCGGCAAGGACGGCAAGGACGCGAGCTACGACTTCACCGACGGCTCGGGCCCGGCGAAGAACGGCTCGGTCGCGCTCGACAAGGACACCGCGAGCAAGGGGAAGTACCGCGTCGGCGACCCGGTGCGGGTCGCGACCAACGGCCCGGTGAAGGAGTACACCCTCTCGGGGATCTTCACCACCGAGGACGGCGCGGTCAACGCGGGCGGCAGCCTCGTGCTGTTCGACACCGCGACCGCCCAGAAGCTCTACCTGAAGCCCGGCGTCTTCCAGAACGCCACCGTCTCCGCCGCGGACGGCGTCTCCGACCAGAAGCTGCTGGCCGCGGTCGAACCCCTGCTGCCGGAGGACGCCAACGCGCAGACCGGCAAGGCGCTGGCGGACCAGCAGGCGAAGGAGATCGAGAACGGGATGGCCGGCCTCAACGGCATGCTGCTGGCCTTCGCGGGCATCGCGCTGTTCGTCGGCATCTTCCTCATCGCCAACACCTTCACCATGCTGATCGCCCAGCGGACCCGTGAGCTGGCCCTGATGCGGGCCATCGGAGCCACCCGCCGTCAGGTCAAGCGCTCGGTGCTGATGGAAGCGGCCGTCGTCGGCACGCTCGCCTCCGTCATCGGCTTCGCCACCGGCCTCGGCCTCGCCACCGGACTGCGCTCCGCGATGGGCCTCCTGGGCGGCAAGATCCCCGCCGGGCCGCTGGTCGTCTCGCCGACGGCCGTCGGATCCGCCTTCGCGGTCGGCATCCTGATCACCGTGCTGGCCGCCTGGCTGCCCGCCCGCCGGGCCGCGAAGATCGCCCCGGTGGCCGCGATGAGCAGCGTGCACGCCACCGCCTCCACCAAGTCCCTGGTCGTACGGAACTCCATCGGCGGCGTGATCGCCCTCCTCGGTGCCGCGGGCATCGTCGGCGGCGCGGCGGCCGGCGGCACGTCCGGCAGGCAGCTGGTCGCGGGCGGCGCGTTCTTCGCCCTGATCGGCGTCATCATCCTGATCCCGCTGCTGTCGCGCCCGGTCATCGCCCTGGTCCGGCCGCTGCTGAAGAAGCTGTTCGGCGTCTCCGGGAAGCTGGCCTCGCAGAACGCGGTCCGCAACCCGCGGCGTACCGGAGCCACCGCCTCCGCGCTGGCCATCGGACTGACCCTGGTCACCGGCATCTCGGTGCTCGGCGTCACGCTCGGCCAGGCCATCGACAAGATGACCACGGACAACATCAAGGCCGACTACCTGATCTCGATGGCCAACGGCGGCTCGCTCGACCAGTCCGCGCTCACCGCGCTGACGAAGGCCGACGGCGTCTCCGCACTCTCCCCGCAGCAGGCGACCTGGTTCGAGGTCGACGGTGGGGGCTACTCGGCCTCCGGCGTCACCCCGGGCGACGTGGAGAAGGTCTTCTCCATGAAGACCGTCTCCGGTTCGCTCGGCTCGCTCGAGGACGGGCAGGTCGCGGTCGGCTCCAAGACCGCCAAGACCCACGGCTGGAAGACCGGCGACACCCTCCCGGTGACGTTCGACGACGAGAAGAAGGGCGAGGTGAAGATCGGCGCGCTCTACGAGGAGAACGAGTTCCTCTCGCCCTTCGTGATCCCGAAGGAGCTCGCGGACAAGCACAGCGCCACGTCCCGCCCCGACATCCGCGAGATCTGGATCAAGGCGGACGGCGGCGCGAGCAAGGCCAACGAGCAGTCCATCGTGGACGCGCTCGGCGACAACCCGGCGATGAGCGTCATGGACCGGCAGGACATCCGTGACAGCTTCGGCGGCTTCATCAACACCGCTCTGAACATCATGTACGGGCTGCTCGCCATGGCCCTGCTGATCGCGGTCCTCGGGGTCGTCAACACCCTCGCGATGTCGGTGTTCGAGCGGCAGCAGGAGATCGGCATGCTCCGTGCGATCGGCCTCGACCGGGGCCGCGTCAAGCGGATGATCCGTCTGGAGGCCGTCGTCATCTCGCTCTTCGGCGCGGTGGTCGGGGTCGGCCTCGGGGTCTTCCTCGGCTGGGCGATCGGCCAGACGCTGTCCGCCGACATCCCCGGCTACGCCCTGGTCATCCCGTGGGACCGACTCGGCCTCTTCCTCCTCCTCGCCGGCCTGGTGGGCGTCCTCGCCTCGCTGTGGCCCGCGCGCAGCGCCGCGAAGCTCAACATGCTGACGGCGATCAAGACCGAGTAG